One Trichoplusia ni isolate ovarian cell line Hi5 chromosome 6, tn1, whole genome shotgun sequence DNA segment encodes these proteins:
- the LOC113494683 gene encoding uncharacterized protein LOC113494683, translating into MSKLGKIIPSVSSRHFGLISAAVSSAKNSRSYFTYTQELSQPLDRHPECLSAKEAFQICLKSGQTVYAQGAAATPVPLLNAMTEVGLECSLKDIKVVHMHTEGEARYTTPECKDIFRSTSLFMGGNVRKAVADGRGDTIPIFLQDIPKLFHRKIIQPDIALIQVSPPDSHGYCSLGTSVDCVRAALVNSKVIIAQVNVNMPRTFGDAIIHMSHIDFAVEDNTPLPEHPAKPSSPEEAKIGKLIGENLVEDGATLQMGIGTIPDAVLSALKNHKDLGIHSEMFSIGVIDLIKRGCVTNNKKKTHKGRIVGSFIVGNKELYDFADNNPFVEMLEIDYVNNTHIISLQPTMTAINSCIEVDLTGQVCADSIGTRMFSGFGGQVDFIRGAAESVDGRGKPIVAFVSNTKRGESKIVPTLKVGAGVVTSRAHVQYVVTEQGIANLFGKTLRQRAYELIKIAHPDHRQALEKAAFERLKCMPAP; encoded by the exons ATGTCTAAGCTCGGTAAAATCATACCCAGTGTTTCTAGTCGTCATTTCGGTTTAATAAGTGCCGCTGTAAGTAGTGCAAAGAATAGCAGAAGTTATTTTACGTATACGCAAGAGTTATCACAGCCACTAGACAGGCATCCCGAATGTTTATCAGCAAAAGAGGCGTTTCAAATATGCTTGAAATCCG GGCAGACTGTGTACGCTCAGGGCGCCGCTGCTACTCCGGTGCCGTTACTGAACGCCATGACAGAAGTAGGTTTGGAATGTAGCCTGAAGGATATCAAGGTGGTCCACATGCACACTGAGGGAGAGGCGCGCTACACCACTCCCGAATGCAAGGATATCTTCAG ATCTACGTCTTTGTTCATGGGCGGCAATGTCCGCAAAGCCGTCGCCGATGGTCGTGGCGATACTATCCCCATTTTCCTGCAAGATATCCCCAAGCTGTTCCACAGGAAGATTATCCAGCCCGACATTGCTCTCATTCAG GTATCTCCTCCTGACAGTCACGGGTACTGCAGCTTAGGGACATCCGTTGACTGCGTCAGGGCTGCCCTGGTTAACTCCAAGGTCATCATTG CCCAAGTAAACGTGAACATGCCCCGTACGTTCGGTGACGCGATCATCCACATGTCGCACATCGACTTCGCGGTGGAGGACAACACGCCTCTGCCGGAGCACCCCGCCAAGCCCTCCAGCCCCGAGGAGGCCAAGATAGGCAAGCTCATCGGGGAGAACCTGGTCGAAGATGGTGCTACGTTGCAGATGG GTATCGGCACCATCCCCGACGCGGTGCTGTCGGCGCTGAAGAACCACAAGGACCTCGGCATCCACTCCGAGATGTTCAGCATCGGAGTCATCGACCTCATCAAACGTGGATGTGTTACTAACAACAA gAAGAAGACCCACAAAGGTCGCATCGTGGGTAGTTTCATCGTCGGCAACAAAGAGCTGTATGACTTCGCCGATAACAACCCGTTCGTTG AAATGTTGGAGATCGACTACGTGAACAACACTCACATCATTTCGCTCCAGCCCACGATGACTGCCATCAACTCATGCATCGAAGTCGACCTCACTGGACAAGTGTGCGCTGACTCTATTG GAACGCGCATGTTCTCCGGTTTCGGCGGGCAGGTGGACTTCATCCGCGGCGCTGCGGAGTCCGTGGACGGGCGCGGCAAGCCCATCGTCGCCTTCGTGTCCAACACCAAACGCGGCGAGTCTAAGATCGTGCCCACGCTTAAAGTTG GCGCGGGCGTGGTGACGAGCCGCGCGCACGTGCAGTACGTGGTGACGGAGCAGGGCATCGCCAACCTGTTCGGCAAGACGCTGCGCCAGCGCGCCTACGAGCTCATCAAGATCGCGCACCCCGACCACCGCCAGGCGCTCGAGAAGGCCGCCTTCGAGAGGCTCAAGTGCATGCCGGCGCCCTAA
- the LOC113494681 gene encoding V-type proton ATPase subunit B, whose amino-acid sequence MATTAATLTSQQAAKQHVLAVSRDFISQPRLTYKTVSGVNGPLVILDEVKFPKFSEIVQLRLADGTLRSGQVLEVSGSKAVVQVFEGTSGIDAKNTLCEFTGDILRTPVSEDMLGRVFNGSGKPIDKGPPILAEDFLDIQGQPINPWSRIYPEEMIQTGISAIDVMNSIARGQKIPIFSAAGLPHNEIAAQICRQAGLVKIPGKSVLDDHEDNFAIVFAAMGVNMETARFFKQDFEENGSMENVCLFLNLANDPTIERIITPRLALTAAEFLAYQCEKHVLVILTDMSSYAEALREVSAAREEVPGRRGFPGYMYTDLATIYERAGRVEGRNGSITQIPILTMPNDDITHPIPDLTGYITEGQIYVDRQLHNRQIYPPVNVLPSLSRLMKSAIGEGMTRKDHSDVSNQLYACYAIGKDVQAMKAVVGEEALTPDDLLYLEFLTKFEKNFISQGNYENRTVFESLDIGWQLLRIFPKEMLKRIPASILAEFYPRDSRH is encoded by the exons ATGGCTACAACGGCTGCAACCCTTACGTCTCAACAGGCGGCAAAGCAGCATGTCTTGGCAGTATCCCGGGACTTTATATCCCAGCCCCGTCTGA CTTACAAGACGGTGTCGGGTGTGAACGGACCCCTTGTCATCTTGGACGAGGTCAAGTTCCCCAAGTTCTCCGAGATTGTACAGCTCAGACTTGCTGATGGCACCCTCCGCTCCGGACAG GTTCTGGAGGTCAGCGGCTCCAAGGCCGTCGTCCAGGTCTTCGAGGGTACATCAGGTATCGACGCCAAAAACACTCTGTGTGAGTTCACCGGCGATATCCTGCGTACTCCGGTATCCGAAGACATGTTGG GTCGTGTATTCAACGGCTCCGGTAAGCCCATCGACAAGGGACCCCCGATCTTGGCTGAGGACTTCTTGGACATCCAGGGACAGCCCATCAACCCCTGGTCCCGTATCTACCCTGAGGAGATGATCCAGACCG GTATCTCCGCTATCGACGTGATGAACTCCATCGCTCGTGGACAGAAGATCCCCATCTTCTCGGCCGCTGGTCTGCCCCACAACGAAATCGCCGCCCAGATCTGTAGACAGGCCGGTCTTGTCAAG ATCCCCGGCAAATCAGTGTTGGACGACCACGAGGACAACTTCGCCATCGTGTTCGCCGCTATGGGTGTGAACATGGAGACCGCCAGGTTCTTCAAACAGGACTTCGAGGAGAACGGTTCCATGGAGAACGTGTGCCTGTTCTTGAACTTGGCTAACGACCCTACCATCGAGAGAATTATCACCCCGCGTTTGGCTTTGACTGCCGCCGAGTTCTTGGCTTACCAGTGCGAG AAACACGTGTTGGTCATCTTAACCGACATGTCCTCATACGCCGAGGCTCTGCGTGAGGTGTCCGCCGCCCGTGAGGAGGTACCCGGACGACGTGGTTTCCCAG GTTACATGTACACCGATTTGGCCACCATCTACGAGCGTGCCGGACGTGTCGAAGGCAGGAACGGATCCATCACTCAGATCCCCATTCTTACTATGCCTAACGACGACATCACCCATCCTATTCCCGATTTGACCGGTTATATTACTGAGGGACAG ATCTACGTAGACCGTCAGCTCCACAACAGACAGATCTACCCGCCAGTCAACGTGCTGCCTTCCCTGTCGCGTTTGATGAAGTCCGCCATCGGTGAGGGCATGACCCGCAAGGACCACTCTGACGTGTCCAACCAGCTG TACGCTTGCTACGCCATCGGTAAGGACGTGCAGGCCATGAAGGCCGTGGTGGGAGAGGAGGCGCTCACGCCCGACGACTTGCTCTACCTCGAGTTCCTCACCAAGTTCGAGAAGAACTTCATCTCTCAG GGTAACTACGAGAACCGCACAGTGTTCGAGTCCCTGGACATCGGCTGGCAGCTGCTGCGTATCTTCCCCAAGGAGATGTTGAAGCGTATCCCCGCCTCCATCCTCGCCGAGTTCTACCCGCGTGACTCCCGCCACTAA